The genomic stretch TTCAAGTAACGTAATCCCTTTTTCACTTCTCATGAGGAAGGCTTCTACATATCAATAATTCTTCCTTTTTCTCTTCACTGTAAGAAATGCACAGCCCATTAGGTGTTTCAGTTAAGTAAAATACAGTGCCTTCCAAGATTTCTTGCTTGGGAGGCACTACATTGTTTAATACAAAGTCATTCCAATAATGATCGAGCAAAAGTATCGCTTCCTTTCTCGTTTGAATGCTCATTCGCTCTTCATAAAGTTGTACATAAATTGGCAATGCGCCAGAAGATAAAAGAGTAAGTATAGAAAGGGCTATCAAACCATCAAGTAACGAATAACCATTACAATTTTTTAACATAGAAGCGACCTGCTCCCACTTGTACAACAAGCTTATACTCCTCCTTACCCGCCTTTATATAAAGGGTACCTGCCTTTTGAACATTTCCATTACCGCCATAAACAATTTGATACCCCATTGTTCCTTCATCGATTGTGATGTGATCTGGAATCTCATTGGTTCTCACTACCGTCGAGGCATTACCTTGGATACTGTAAATACCTTTACTTGGCGAAATCAAAAACCGATAAGAAGAACCATTTACATAAGCGAGTTCTTGAGTATACCTAAGATCCGATTGAATCTCCTCTAGGAAATGTTTTGTTACAGAAGCATTTTGCGTAGGCGTAATGTGGAGAAAAACCAGGGTTAAGAGAATCGACAATAGAGAAAGTACGATCATCATTTCAATTAAGGTATAGCCAAAAGAATTTATTACGTAATGAAACCGTTTCATTACTCGGCTAATATCACTTTTCCATCGGTGATCGTTAATGCCTCTCCTCCGGGACAAGTGGTTTCTTCCATATCAAGGTACTCTTCTGTAACAAGATCATCGATTGAAGCTGGAAGTTTATTTTCATTCGCTTTGTATGCTGCTACCTGTGTTTGAGCGACTTTAATTGTTGCCTCACAACTTTTTTCTTCAACGACTTTGTTATTTTTCGTTAAACCAGGGACAGCAATTAAAAGAAGAACGGAAATAATCATAATAACGATCATCATTTCAATGAGCGTAAATCCTTTTTCTTGTTTAAATAAGCTTATCCATTTTCTTAATTTCATTCATAACTTCCCCCTCAAATGTTTTGCAAATAATAAAACATCGGCATAAGAATGGACATAAACATCAACATGACGACAAGACCAACACCAACAAAACTAACAGGCTGCAAAATCATAAACCCTTTCTTAACAAGCTCTTCAAATCGTTCGCC from Bacillus sp. Cs-700 encodes the following:
- a CDS encoding type II secretion system protein, with amino-acid sequence MLKNCNGYSLLDGLIALSILTLLSSGALPIYVQLYEERMSIQTRKEAILLLDHYWNDFVLNNVVPPKQEILEGTVFYLTETPNGLCISYSEEKKEELLICRSLPHEK
- the comGD gene encoding competence type IV pilus minor pilin ComGD, producing the protein MKRFHYVINSFGYTLIEMMIVLSLLSILLTLVFLHITPTQNASVTKHFLEEIQSDLRYTQELAYVNGSSYRFLISPSKGIYSIQGNASTVVRTNEIPDHITIDEGTMGYQIVYGGNGNVQKAGTLYIKAGKEEYKLVVQVGAGRFYVKKL
- the comGC gene encoding competence type IV pilus major pilin ComGC, translating into MKLRKWISLFKQEKGFTLIEMMIVIMIISVLLLIAVPGLTKNNKVVEEKSCEATIKVAQTQVAAYKANENKLPASIDDLVTEEYLDMEETTCPGGEALTITDGKVILAE